A part of Citrifermentans bremense genomic DNA contains:
- a CDS encoding helicase C-terminal domain-containing protein, giving the protein MQKSFSDQAIQQLKSAIDEANGNEVFFLGRTDEARIVVEVEPLARGNRDAVPAIMIACSFGDVVIHNHPSGNLTPSQPDIEIASLLGNQGVGFYIVNNKADRCNQVVAPFSRKVVESLSYSEIERFYAPDGVLSQALPGYEHRPEQTRMALNLSEAFNDEKVAVVEAGTGTGKSLAYLLPAALWSVRNKERVVVSTNTINLQEQLIQKDIPFLQQHAQIKFRAVLVKGRGNYLCLRKLHVNAADASLFKDETAQELDAIVAWSKKTDDGCRSDLAFIPKDEVWEELCCESDQCGRVRCPDYARCFFYKARREAAGADLLVVNHALLLADLSVRQETGYDATAILPPFTRLIFDEGHHLEDVATNFLSSQVSRLALVKLMGKLQHPKKAHRGILPQLSSLLSSAVPEDQDDLYLEIAEVLEDRLIPRRVSVLDAVTRGMDAIGESLFQKLKKESGEQKLRVTPALYGTPLWQEVTEQVEIMCQALSEYALALQTFLKRCEKLSDKVLEKLAGPLTDLRGVKGRVECAVDALRFFTAREEEHCRWFELRKGPLVKLCCSPLEVAESIKKAILDRFKTVVVTSATLAVGEKFDYLKRRTGIELLPKERVSTLLLPSPFDYASQALVGAPSDMPEPTSPLFEGRLCEHLLKALKISQGRAFVLFTSYDLLIRVFNRLAKPLKAAGLTPMRQGETNRHMLLSNYRSAVNPVLFGTDSFWEGVDVQGRGLELVVITRLPFRVPTEPILEARSEHIAAQGGDPFMSYTVPQAVIKFKQGFGRLIRSKEDRGAVLILDSRVLTKNYGKIFLTALHGVEVVRGEEAVLCEKLEGFFGKP; this is encoded by the coding sequence ATGCAAAAGTCTTTTTCCGATCAGGCAATACAGCAACTCAAAAGCGCAATCGACGAGGCAAACGGCAACGAAGTCTTCTTCCTGGGGCGCACCGACGAGGCACGCATCGTCGTGGAGGTCGAGCCCCTGGCGCGCGGCAATCGCGACGCGGTCCCCGCCATCATGATCGCCTGCTCCTTCGGCGACGTGGTGATCCACAACCACCCCTCCGGCAACCTCACCCCCTCCCAGCCCGACATCGAGATCGCCTCGCTCCTTGGAAACCAGGGGGTCGGGTTCTATATCGTCAACAACAAGGCCGACCGCTGCAACCAGGTTGTCGCCCCCTTCTCCCGGAAGGTGGTGGAATCGCTCTCCTACTCCGAGATCGAGCGTTTCTACGCTCCTGACGGGGTGCTGTCGCAGGCGCTGCCTGGATACGAGCACCGCCCCGAGCAGACCCGGATGGCGCTGAACCTCTCCGAAGCCTTCAACGACGAGAAGGTCGCCGTGGTCGAGGCGGGGACCGGCACCGGTAAGTCGCTTGCCTACCTGCTACCGGCGGCGCTTTGGTCGGTGCGCAACAAGGAGCGGGTGGTTGTTTCCACCAACACCATCAACCTCCAGGAGCAGTTGATCCAGAAGGACATCCCCTTCCTGCAGCAGCACGCGCAGATCAAGTTCCGGGCCGTCCTGGTAAAGGGGCGCGGCAACTACCTCTGCCTGAGAAAGCTCCACGTGAACGCCGCCGACGCCTCCCTTTTCAAGGACGAGACCGCGCAGGAACTCGACGCCATCGTCGCCTGGAGCAAGAAGACCGACGACGGCTGCCGCTCGGATTTGGCATTCATACCCAAAGACGAGGTCTGGGAGGAGCTTTGCTGCGAGTCGGACCAGTGCGGCCGGGTGCGCTGCCCCGATTACGCCCGCTGCTTCTTCTACAAGGCGAGACGCGAGGCTGCCGGCGCCGACCTCCTGGTGGTGAACCACGCCCTCCTTTTGGCCGACCTTTCGGTGCGCCAGGAAACCGGCTACGACGCAACCGCCATCCTCCCCCCGTTCACCAGGCTCATCTTCGACGAGGGGCACCACCTGGAGGACGTCGCCACCAACTTCCTCTCCAGCCAGGTCTCGCGGCTTGCGCTCGTGAAGCTCATGGGGAAACTGCAGCACCCGAAGAAGGCGCACCGCGGCATCCTCCCGCAGCTCTCCTCGCTCCTCTCCTCCGCGGTCCCGGAGGACCAGGACGACCTCTACCTGGAGATCGCCGAGGTGCTGGAGGACCGTCTGATCCCGAGGAGGGTGTCGGTGCTGGACGCGGTTACCCGGGGGATGGATGCCATCGGCGAGTCGTTGTTCCAGAAGCTCAAGAAGGAAAGCGGCGAACAGAAGCTGCGGGTGACCCCGGCCCTGTACGGGACGCCGCTTTGGCAGGAGGTCACCGAGCAGGTGGAGATCATGTGCCAGGCGCTCTCCGAGTACGCGCTAGCCCTGCAAACCTTCCTGAAGCGGTGCGAGAAGCTATCGGACAAGGTGCTGGAAAAGCTAGCCGGGCCGCTCACCGACCTTAGGGGGGTGAAGGGACGGGTGGAGTGCGCGGTCGATGCACTGCGGTTTTTCACGGCGCGCGAGGAGGAGCACTGCCGCTGGTTCGAGCTGAGAAAGGGCCCCCTGGTGAAGCTCTGCTGCTCGCCGCTCGAAGTTGCCGAATCGATCAAGAAGGCGATCCTGGACCGCTTCAAGACCGTGGTGGTCACCTCGGCCACGCTCGCCGTGGGGGAGAAGTTCGACTATTTAAAGCGCAGGACAGGAATCGAGCTCCTTCCCAAGGAGCGCGTCAGCACGCTGCTCCTGCCCTCCCCCTTCGACTATGCCAGCCAGGCGCTGGTCGGCGCCCCTTCCGACATGCCCGAGCCGACCTCTCCGCTTTTCGAAGGAAGGCTTTGCGAGCACCTTTTGAAGGCGCTCAAGATCTCGCAGGGGCGCGCCTTCGTCCTCTTCACCTCCTACGACCTGTTGATCCGGGTCTTCAACCGCCTGGCGAAGCCGCTCAAGGCCGCCGGACTCACCCCGATGCGCCAGGGGGAGACCAACCGGCACATGCTTCTCTCCAACTACCGTAGCGCCGTTAACCCGGTCCTCTTCGGCACCGATTCCTTCTGGGAGGGGGTGGACGTGCAGGGGCGGGGGCTGGAGCTGGTGGTGATCACCCGGCTTCCCTTCCGGGTCCCGACCGAGCCGATCCTGGAGGCGAGAAGCGAACACATCGCTGCACAGGGGGGAGACCCCTTCATGAGCTACACGGTTCCCCAGGCGGTGATCAAGTTCAAGCAGGGGTTCGGTAGATTGATCAGGAGCAAGGAAGACCGCGGCGCGGTGCTGATCCTCGACTCGCGGGTCTTGACCAAGAACTACGGGAAGATCTTCCTGACCGCCCTGCACGGGGTAGAGGTGGTGCGAGGGGAAGAGGCGGTGCTCTGCGAGAAGCTGGAAGGGTTCTTCGGAAAACCCTAA
- a CDS encoding ComF family protein produces the protein MFFRPLLDLFFPPLCHACRAFIPEAGELFICADCLDKVAFLTTPLCTVCGAPFATDQGSDHTCGACLTHPPLHTCRSAAILEGPLPQLIHRFKYGGRVQLSLPLGLLAISALSEFCTEAAPDLIVPVPLHKKRLRQRGYNQSQLIAQVLAKKLELPLEVGNLRRLRWTEPQTTLDAAKRVANVKGAFGVREAKRLEGKRVLLVDDVLTTGSTMRACVDALMDAEVSAVAAVTVARGVQP, from the coding sequence ATGTTCTTTCGCCCGCTGCTGGATCTCTTTTTCCCCCCACTTTGCCACGCTTGCCGGGCGTTCATCCCCGAAGCCGGCGAGCTCTTCATCTGCGCCGACTGCCTCGATAAAGTCGCTTTCCTGACCACCCCGCTTTGCACCGTATGTGGCGCTCCCTTCGCCACCGACCAAGGCTCCGACCACACTTGCGGCGCCTGCCTGACCCATCCCCCGTTACACACCTGCCGCTCGGCGGCGATCCTGGAGGGCCCTCTCCCGCAGCTGATCCATCGCTTCAAGTACGGCGGCCGCGTGCAGCTGTCCCTCCCCCTGGGGCTTCTCGCGATATCGGCCTTGTCGGAGTTCTGCACCGAGGCGGCGCCGGACCTGATCGTCCCCGTGCCGCTGCACAAAAAGAGGTTGAGGCAGAGGGGTTACAACCAGTCCCAACTGATCGCACAGGTGCTGGCGAAGAAGCTGGAGCTGCCGCTCGAGGTGGGGAACCTGCGGCGGCTGCGCTGGACCGAGCCGCAGACGACGCTGGATGCGGCGAAGAGGGTGGCGAACGTGAAGGGGGCTTTCGGGGTGCGGGAGGCGAAGCGTCTGGAAGGAAAGCGGGTCCTGCTGGTGGATGACGTCTTGACCACCGGGAGCACCATGCGCGCCTGCGTCGACGCGTTGATGGATGCGGAAGTCTCGGCGGTAGCCGCCGTCACGGTAGCCCGGGGAGTACAGCCATAA
- a CDS encoding lactate utilization protein — MSKTEELNDWSYAQKCKKAVENLKKNGFEAVYCHDSQEVFHYILNEAEAAHSVGFGGSLSVADLKLTDKLKGMGKEILNHGAPGLAPEEKLAITKRQLTCDLFLTGSNAVTLSGILVNVDGNGNRAASMFFGPEKVIVVVGRNKLVDGGVEEAMQRIKTYAAPPNAKRLDLSTPCASTGFCADCNSPQRICRVTTIIEKKPRNTDIRVLVVNEDMGL; from the coding sequence ATGAGCAAGACCGAAGAACTGAACGACTGGAGCTATGCCCAGAAATGCAAGAAGGCGGTGGAGAACCTGAAGAAGAACGGCTTCGAAGCGGTCTACTGCCACGACAGCCAGGAAGTGTTCCACTACATACTGAACGAGGCGGAAGCGGCGCACAGCGTCGGGTTCGGCGGCTCCCTCTCGGTAGCCGACCTCAAATTGACCGACAAGCTGAAGGGGATGGGGAAGGAGATCCTGAACCACGGCGCGCCCGGCCTCGCACCGGAGGAAAAGCTTGCCATCACCAAGAGGCAGCTCACCTGCGACCTCTTTCTCACCGGGAGCAATGCCGTTACCCTTTCCGGCATACTGGTGAACGTCGACGGCAACGGCAATAGGGCCGCCTCCATGTTCTTCGGGCCCGAGAAGGTGATCGTGGTCGTGGGGCGGAACAAGCTGGTGGACGGCGGCGTTGAAGAAGCGATGCAAAGGATAAAGACCTACGCCGCTCCTCCCAACGCCAAGCGCCTGGACCTTTCCACCCCCTGCGCCAGCACCGGCTTTTGCGCGGACTGCAACTCTCCTCAGCGGATCTGCCGGGTGACCACCATCATCGAGAAAAAGCCGCGCAACACCGACATCCGGGTGCTCGTGGTAAACGAGGATATGGGGCTGTAG
- a CDS encoding flavodoxin family protein: protein MKILAINGSPRGMNGTTGRLLEEVMAGAVQAGADIEIVTLAQTPIKPCVACDVCHKVGTCPVKDEFEEIKQKLVAADAFILATPNYLLSITAQLKAFLDRCNGLIHLTSLEGKYAALVETSGGGGDEEVLEYMQRIVNAMGAQNVGSIGSPGAGHRVFPDQDALFQKARALGKDLCDSVREKRQFPEQDEWRLGFKARMEQLIGYVGEAWPYEHQIVAKR, encoded by the coding sequence ATGAAAATCCTGGCAATCAACGGCAGTCCCAGGGGTATGAACGGCACCACGGGGCGTCTTTTGGAAGAGGTAATGGCGGGTGCGGTGCAGGCGGGCGCGGACATCGAGATCGTGACGCTGGCCCAGACGCCGATTAAGCCTTGCGTCGCCTGCGACGTCTGCCACAAGGTCGGGACCTGCCCGGTCAAGGACGAGTTCGAGGAGATCAAGCAGAAGCTTGTGGCTGCCGATGCCTTCATCCTGGCCACCCCGAACTACCTCCTCAGCATCACCGCCCAGTTAAAGGCGTTCCTGGACCGCTGCAACGGGCTCATCCACCTGACCTCGCTGGAAGGGAAGTACGCGGCGCTGGTAGAGACCTCGGGCGGGGGCGGGGACGAGGAAGTGCTGGAGTACATGCAGCGGATCGTCAACGCCATGGGGGCGCAGAACGTCGGGAGCATCGGTTCCCCCGGCGCCGGCCATCGTGTTTTCCCGGATCAGGACGCCCTGTTCCAGAAGGCGCGTGCCCTGGGTAAGGATCTTTGCGACAGCGTCCGCGAGAAGCGGCAGTTCCCGGAGCAGGACGAGTGGCGCCTCGGCTTCAAGGCGCGCATGGAGCAGCTGATCGGCTACGTGGGGGAGGCCTGGCCCTACGAGCACCAGATAGTGGCGAAGCGGTAG